The following are encoded in a window of Thermococcus sp. MV5 genomic DNA:
- a CDS encoding SagB/ThcOx family dehydrogenase codes for MEIKLPEPKIKGEMSLEEAIYRRKSIRRYTSEPLTLSELSQVLWAAYGINAWGKKTSPSAGARYPFEVYVVVSSVESLDPGLYHYDGKRHVLKLIRKGNLREELACACLGQKCVATAPVNIVVAAHYERTTSRYGERGIRYVHIDAGHMGQNIYLQATALGLGTVAVGAFRDEEVKKVIDVEGEPLYIFPLGKPAE; via the coding sequence ATGGAGATTAAACTACCCGAGCCAAAAATTAAAGGAGAAATGAGCCTTGAGGAAGCTATATACAGGAGAAAGAGCATTAGGAGATATACCTCAGAACCATTAACTCTTAGCGAGCTCTCTCAAGTTCTCTGGGCCGCTTACGGTATAAACGCTTGGGGAAAGAAAACCTCTCCAAGTGCAGGTGCAAGGTATCCTTTTGAGGTATATGTCGTTGTTAGCAGTGTTGAGAGTCTTGATCCCGGGTTATACCATTATGACGGGAAGAGGCATGTTCTAAAGCTTATTCGAAAGGGAAATTTAAGAGAAGAACTCGCTTGTGCATGTCTCGGGCAGAAATGTGTTGCTACCGCTCCGGTGAACATTGTGGTAGCTGCCCACTATGAAAGAACCACGAGCAGGTATGGTGAGAGAGGAATAAGATACGTGCACATAGATGCTGGACATATGGGACAAAATATTTACCTCCAGGCGACGGCTTTAGGCCTTGGAACTGTTGCAGTTGGTGCTTTTCGAGACGAGGAAGTCAAAAAGGTAATTGATGTTGAAGGAGAGCCGCTTTATATCTTCCCTCTTGGAAAGCCTGCTGAATAA
- a CDS encoding MFS transporter, whose amino-acid sequence MRYEFTQMIAGFAGILDTSFMMPIIALYAMSLGASAPQAGIIAALYSIAAIPFSIIAGILVDRLGRKKTLTFGLGWDALIVFLYGHVSSYHYLAVLRVLHAFGGSFVFPALFTMARESDGKSKGGIVKVLASMALAIAIGSASGGILASKLGYRVSFMLLAFIIGISALLSITLPETLGKKVSEQGIKSWKVLREFKYTVFAGLWLIFSLYVALGIMIGGLAPALVGGGVLEERSARLVVGIGLGLSSLVASVFFSLHGALIPKIGLLKVVVYSAMLSFLIFISGTLVLTPTTLILVLGAFGVALAGFMLVSTILVTEVPPEVRGTSVGLQQVFNIVGVSIGAPVGGLVALVGVKPVLLLTGFVLILGGMGMSLIARK is encoded by the coding sequence ATGAGGTACGAGTTTACTCAAATGATAGCAGGCTTTGCCGGAATCCTTGATACTTCTTTCATGATGCCAATTATAGCACTCTATGCGATGTCTCTCGGTGCAAGTGCACCCCAAGCTGGCATCATAGCAGCTCTTTACAGTATAGCGGCAATACCTTTCAGCATCATTGCGGGCATCCTCGTGGATAGACTTGGGAGGAAGAAAACCCTTACATTTGGGCTTGGATGGGACGCTCTCATCGTCTTTCTCTATGGACATGTGAGCAGCTATCACTACCTTGCGGTCTTAAGGGTTCTTCACGCCTTTGGGGGAAGCTTCGTTTTTCCGGCACTTTTCACAATGGCGAGAGAATCAGACGGCAAGTCGAAGGGAGGCATTGTAAAGGTTCTGGCTTCAATGGCGCTTGCAATAGCGATTGGTTCCGCGTCGGGTGGTATTTTAGCATCGAAACTTGGGTATAGAGTTTCATTCATGCTCTTGGCGTTTATAATAGGAATCTCAGCCTTGCTGAGCATTACACTTCCCGAGACTCTTGGGAAGAAAGTCTCTGAACAGGGAATTAAATCATGGAAAGTGCTTCGAGAATTTAAATATACCGTATTTGCCGGTCTCTGGTTGATATTTTCTCTCTACGTGGCGTTGGGAATCATGATCGGAGGATTGGCACCGGCTCTCGTGGGGGGAGGAGTGTTAGAAGAGCGTTCTGCTAGGCTGGTGGTTGGAATAGGACTTGGACTGTCATCTCTTGTGGCGTCAGTTTTCTTCTCTTTACACGGGGCACTCATACCAAAGATAGGTCTACTAAAAGTTGTTGTGTACTCTGCGATGCTTTCTTTCTTGATATTCATATCCGGGACTTTAGTCCTGACCCCAACGACGCTAATCCTCGTGCTGGGTGCCTTTGGAGTGGCGCTCGCTGGCTTCATGCTCGTCAGCACAATCCTCGTTACGGAAGTACCTCCCGAGGTCAGGGGCACCTCCGTGGGTCTTCAGCAGGTCTTCAACATAGTTGGGGTATCAATCGGGGCTCCGGTTGGGGGTCTCGTTGCCCTTGTGGGGGTTAAACCGGTGCTGCTCCTCACGGGTTTTGTCCTCATCCTCGGGGGGATGGGGATGTCTTTAATCGCCAGAAAGTGA
- a CDS encoding acetate--CoA ligase family protein, with protein sequence MKELDVLFYPKSVAVIGASDIPKKVGNAIMRSIMRNFNGKVYAVNVKGGEIRINGKKFIVYKSILDVPGDVDVAVIAVPAKFVPDVIDQCGQKGVKGAVVISAGFKEAGRADLEEELVRRARKWGIRLVGPNCLGVTNLENGFDCNFNPPERQARPHFGTIAFMSQSGAFGAAILDWAANHEVGMSKFVSLGNMADLDESDFIEYLKDDEKTKVITLYLEGVKDGRKFLKAAKDTTKVKPIVVLKSGRTEAGAKAAASHTGSLAGSYAIYEAAFEQTGVLSARSMRQLFNFAKALAMQPPAKGDRIAIVTNGGGAGVMMSDGIIEAGMKVAELSEETKQKFERAIREKKLPEHMSYKNPIDIIGDAPSTRYEIAMRYALEDPNVDALVVIALFQSPALDEGIVEKVAVLQKYGKPIVFVAPGGGYPERMARRIEKCGVPVFETVEDGVDAVYALVKYGKHINW encoded by the coding sequence TTGAAGGAGCTTGATGTCTTGTTTTATCCAAAGAGCGTGGCAGTTATTGGTGCTTCAGATATCCCCAAAAAAGTCGGGAATGCCATAATGCGCTCTATAATGAGAAATTTCAATGGAAAAGTTTACGCTGTTAATGTCAAGGGGGGTGAAATAAGAATAAATGGAAAGAAGTTTATCGTTTATAAAAGTATTTTAGATGTTCCAGGAGATGTTGATGTTGCGGTTATAGCGGTTCCAGCAAAGTTTGTTCCAGATGTTATTGACCAATGTGGTCAGAAAGGCGTAAAAGGTGCAGTTGTTATAAGCGCTGGATTTAAAGAGGCTGGAAGAGCAGATTTAGAAGAAGAATTGGTAAGAAGGGCAAGAAAATGGGGAATTAGACTAGTCGGCCCAAACTGTCTAGGTGTGACAAATTTAGAGAATGGCTTTGATTGTAACTTTAACCCACCAGAGAGACAAGCAAGACCACATTTTGGAACAATAGCCTTCATGAGCCAAAGCGGCGCTTTCGGTGCCGCAATTCTCGACTGGGCTGCAAACCATGAAGTAGGAATGAGCAAGTTCGTTAGCCTGGGCAACATGGCAGATTTGGATGAAAGCGACTTTATTGAGTACTTAAAAGATGATGAAAAGACAAAAGTCATAACACTGTATTTAGAAGGAGTTAAAGATGGTAGAAAGTTCTTGAAAGCCGCTAAAGATACAACAAAGGTCAAGCCGATTGTAGTTTTGAAGAGTGGAAGAACTGAAGCAGGTGCAAAAGCCGCAGCTTCACACACAGGTTCACTGGCTGGAAGCTATGCAATTTATGAAGCAGCGTTTGAACAAACAGGTGTTTTAAGCGCGAGGTCAATGAGGCAGCTCTTTAATTTTGCAAAGGCCCTAGCAATGCAACCGCCGGCAAAGGGCGATAGAATTGCAATAGTTACCAATGGTGGCGGTGCTGGAGTTATGATGAGTGACGGAATAATTGAAGCTGGAATGAAAGTTGCAGAGCTTAGTGAAGAAACAAAGCAAAAGTTTGAGAGGGCTATTAGGGAGAAAAAGCTTCCAGAACATATGAGCTATAAAAATCCAATTGACATTATAGGTGATGCACCCTCCACAAGGTATGAGATTGCCATGAGGTATGCTTTAGAAGATCCAAATGTTGATGCTCTTGTGGTTATTGCATTGTTCCAAAGCCCAGCTCTTGACGAAGGAATAGTTGAGAAGGTTGCAGTATTGCAAAAGTATGGTAAGCCGATAGTTTTCGTAGCTCCTGGTGGAGGGTATCCAGAGAGAATGGCACGAAGAATCGAAAAATGTGGAGTTCCAGTATTTGAAACCGTCGAAGACGGCGTCGATGCAGTTTATGCACTAGTCAAATACGGAAAACATATTAATTGGTGA
- a CDS encoding heavy metal translocating P-type ATPase, with protein sequence MAKKLKKLKLEGLDCASCAYEIEEALKKEGFEFALVNFATKEAVIEGDIEKAKEIIKRVEPGVEVIEKDEHEHAHHHDHDDPKEMLHFIIPSLLLFIIGIVLMYYYNYDNAFVLGIFVVSYLLVGWKVLRNAFVNSIHGNVFDENFLIAIATLGAFAIREYPEAVGVMLFYTVGEFFQDLAINRSRRSIKALLALKAEYANLKVGDKIVKVKPEELEVGDVIIIKPGERVPVDGVIIEGSSNVDTSALTGESVPRTVKEGEEILSGMVNLSGLLTVKVTKELRESTISRILELVENASARKAKTEKFITRFAHYYTPAVVGLAVLIATVPPLAFGEPFSEWLYRALVLLVISCPCALVLSIPLGYFGGIGRAAREGILVKGSNFLDALSRTTIVAFDKTGTLTKGVFKVTKIETRNGFSEEEILRFAALAEAHSNHPIAKAIKDTHGKEINETQIKEHEEIAGHGVRARIDGTEIMVGNDRLLHKFNIEHDTCHVKGTVAHVVVNEKYAGYLVISDEIKEDAPKAVKELKRLGVKKVIMVTGDSKDVAEEIARQIGLDEFYAELLPEDKVRVIEELEKKKDPKDTIVFVGDGINDAPVIARADVGVAMGALGSDAAIETADIVVMDDKPSKLPRGIKIARKTQKIVWQNIIFALGVKLAFISLGILGEATMWEAVFADVGVALIAVFNAMRILR encoded by the coding sequence ATGGCAAAAAAGCTCAAAAAGCTCAAGTTGGAAGGTCTTGACTGTGCCAGCTGTGCCTATGAAATAGAGGAAGCGCTGAAAAAGGAGGGCTTTGAGTTTGCGCTGGTGAACTTTGCCACCAAGGAGGCTGTGATAGAGGGAGACATCGAGAAGGCGAAGGAGATAATAAAGAGGGTTGAGCCGGGGGTTGAGGTCATTGAGAAGGACGAGCACGAACATGCTCATCACCATGACCACGACGACCCGAAGGAGATGCTCCACTTCATAATCCCTTCACTTTTGCTGTTCATCATTGGAATAGTTCTGATGTACTACTACAACTACGACAATGCCTTTGTGCTTGGAATATTTGTTGTGAGCTACCTCTTAGTGGGTTGGAAAGTGTTAAGGAACGCTTTTGTCAACTCCATACATGGAAATGTCTTTGATGAGAACTTTCTCATAGCTATAGCCACGCTTGGTGCATTTGCAATTCGAGAATATCCAGAAGCTGTGGGAGTTATGCTGTTTTATACTGTTGGTGAATTCTTCCAAGATTTAGCCATTAACAGGTCAAGACGTTCTATTAAGGCTTTATTAGCTTTAAAGGCAGAGTATGCAAACCTCAAAGTGGGGGATAAGATAGTCAAAGTCAAGCCAGAGGAGCTTGAAGTCGGGGATGTAATCATCATCAAGCCAGGTGAGAGGGTCCCTGTTGATGGAGTTATCATCGAGGGGAGCTCAAACGTTGATACCTCTGCTTTAACTGGAGAGAGCGTCCCGAGGACTGTAAAGGAAGGAGAGGAAATCTTATCAGGGATGGTGAACCTCAGTGGCCTTCTGACAGTTAAGGTCACTAAAGAGCTAAGAGAGTCAACGATTTCGAGAATTCTTGAACTTGTCGAGAATGCGAGCGCGAGAAAGGCCAAGACAGAGAAGTTCATCACACGCTTTGCGCACTACTACACTCCTGCTGTCGTCGGACTTGCGGTACTTATAGCTACGGTTCCTCCGCTGGCCTTTGGGGAGCCTTTCTCAGAGTGGCTTTATCGGGCTTTAGTCCTTCTTGTAATCTCATGTCCATGTGCGCTTGTACTTTCAATACCCCTCGGCTACTTTGGAGGTATTGGAAGGGCAGCGAGAGAGGGAATACTAGTTAAGGGATCAAACTTCCTTGATGCTCTAAGCAGGACCACAATTGTTGCCTTTGACAAAACAGGGACGCTAACAAAGGGTGTCTTTAAAGTCACAAAAATAGAGACGAGAAACGGCTTCAGCGAAGAGGAAATTTTAAGGTTTGCCGCTTTAGCTGAGGCACACTCCAACCACCCAATTGCAAAGGCGATAAAAGATACCCATGGAAAAGAAATCAATGAAACTCAAATAAAGGAGCATGAGGAGATAGCCGGGCACGGCGTTAGGGCTAGAATAGATGGAACTGAAATAATGGTTGGAAATGATAGATTACTGCACAAATTCAATATAGAGCACGATACATGCCACGTAAAGGGAACTGTCGCTCATGTTGTCGTTAATGAGAAATACGCTGGTTACCTAGTTATATCTGACGAGATAAAGGAAGATGCTCCAAAAGCTGTGAAAGAGCTAAAGCGTTTAGGTGTTAAAAAGGTTATAATGGTAACTGGGGACAGCAAAGATGTTGCAGAGGAGATAGCAAGACAAATAGGCTTGGATGAGTTTTATGCCGAGTTGCTACCGGAGGACAAAGTGAGAGTTATTGAAGAGCTTGAAAAGAAAAAGGATCCAAAGGATACAATAGTTTTTGTGGGCGATGGAATAAACGATGCACCCGTTATTGCAAGAGCTGATGTAGGAGTTGCAATGGGTGCTTTAGGAAGCGATGCCGCTATTGAAACAGCAGATATAGTTGTAATGGACGACAAGCCATCAAAGCTTCCAAGGGGCATTAAGATCGCTAGGAAAACTCAGAAAATAGTATGGCAAAATATAATCTTTGCTCTTGGTGTTAAGCTGGCTTTCATAAGCCTTGGAATTCTTGGAGAAGCTACAATGTGGGAGGCAGTGTTTGCAGATGTTGGTGTTGCACTGATAGCAGTGTTCAATGCAATGAGGATTCTGAGATGA
- a CDS encoding N-acetyltransferase, with amino-acid sequence MLLVGNLAVVIKPAEGTKKEAEHFAELMEMSAPEYFPDLLGRKFKELFKVLFLERENLFSHEHVVFAFYENSTAGMLLGYDWRTKEREEKRTGWLMLKTLGFDFLKQLPAFISAASGPGKLEKSDYYISNVAVYPEFRERGIGKALMLKAEELARESGAKRIALDVEKDNEVAIAVYKKLGYSFEREHSIELGGKRYEFYRMVKGL; translated from the coding sequence ATGTTGCTGGTGGGAAATTTGGCCGTGGTCATCAAACCCGCTGAGGGAACTAAGAAAGAGGCGGAACACTTTGCAGAGCTCATGGAGATGTCAGCCCCGGAGTATTTTCCTGATCTGCTCGGAAGAAAATTCAAAGAGCTCTTCAAGGTTCTCTTCTTAGAGAGGGAGAACCTGTTCAGCCACGAGCACGTGGTTTTTGCATTCTATGAGAACAGCACAGCAGGAATGCTCTTGGGCTACGACTGGAGGACGAAGGAGAGGGAGGAGAAGAGAACCGGCTGGCTGATGCTGAAAACCCTCGGATTTGACTTTTTAAAGCAGCTACCGGCCTTCATAAGTGCCGCCTCCGGCCCAGGAAAGCTCGAAAAGAGCGACTACTACATCAGCAATGTAGCGGTCTATCCGGAGTTCAGGGAAAGGGGAATAGGTAAAGCCCTCATGCTGAAGGCCGAAGAACTCGCCAGGGAAAGCGGGGCGAAGAGAATCGCGCTGGACGTTGAAAAGGACAACGAGGTTGCGATAGCTGTCTACAAGAAGCTTGGCTACTCATTCGAGAGGGAGCACTCCATCGAGCTCGGCGGAAAGAGGTACGAGTTCTACAGGATGGTTAAGGGACTATAA
- a CDS encoding DMT family transporter: protein MTHHYGYVSAVLAALLFGISSTLNKIALRNVHPVIIAGSIYLTAGVVLMFLRFTPLKDKLLKKLEFKVKTQEFFSRRDLLLLTFIVLFGSFLAPLSFMFGLNKTTAVNASLLLNTETLFTVLIALLVFKEKASRRSIIGILLILIGAVVISTENFREVELSKGILGNILIILAGLSWAIDNNLSKLLSVKKDLLLVTSLKGLFGGSALLILASLVGIPFYIPLQSLPYVLTVGAFSIGFSIVLFLFALREIGAMKTGAIFSTSSLIGALFAFLILGENFTLLKAFFGILMFFGVYLLSLE, encoded by the coding sequence ATGACGCATCACTATGGCTATGTGAGTGCAGTTTTAGCCGCCCTGCTCTTTGGAATAAGCTCGACACTAAATAAAATCGCACTTAGAAATGTTCATCCAGTGATAATAGCAGGAAGTATCTATCTAACGGCGGGGGTAGTTTTAATGTTCCTTCGCTTTACGCCGCTCAAAGACAAGCTCCTCAAAAAGCTTGAATTTAAAGTTAAAACTCAAGAGTTCTTCTCAAGGCGAGACCTCTTGCTATTGACTTTTATAGTACTTTTTGGATCTTTCTTGGCACCTCTTTCATTCATGTTCGGCTTGAATAAGACAACAGCCGTTAATGCATCCCTCTTACTCAATACTGAGACGTTGTTCACTGTTTTAATAGCCCTTTTAGTCTTTAAAGAAAAAGCCTCAAGAAGAAGCATTATCGGAATTCTCTTAATCTTAATTGGAGCCGTTGTGATCTCGACAGAGAACTTTAGGGAAGTAGAGCTGAGCAAAGGCATCCTTGGGAACATTTTAATAATCTTGGCAGGTCTTTCATGGGCGATAGACAATAATTTGAGCAAGTTGCTAAGCGTTAAGAAGGATCTGCTTTTAGTGACTTCACTAAAAGGGCTGTTTGGAGGGAGCGCGTTATTAATTTTGGCTTCTCTAGTTGGAATTCCTTTCTACATCCCACTTCAAAGCCTTCCATATGTATTAACGGTCGGTGCTTTTAGCATAGGCTTTTCTATCGTATTATTTCTATTTGCTCTAAGAGAAATTGGAGCTATGAAAACAGGGGCAATTTTTTCGACTTCCTCATTAATCGGCGCTCTCTTTGCTTTTTTAATCCTTGGAGAGAATTTCACTCTTTTAAAAGCATTTTTTGGCATTTTGATGTTCTTTGGAGTGTATTTGTTATCTCTGGAGTAA
- a CDS encoding anaerobic ribonucleoside-triphosphate reductase activating protein has translation MLVSGWKSVSMVDVHGKVTFTLWLCGCNLKCPFCHNWKIAEKIECRELNRDKFFEDLKESRFLIDYLHITGGEPLLQWNELESLLEDVKKLGVNVSLNTNATLVKPLEKAINRDLIDHIATDLKVPPSSLYGLSKEISEKLWNIFLKSLSLISDHQIPLELRIPVGKGFPMYIVLRYIEDALKHLERHEDFYIILTPLVGPPLVSPRDKSWCLAHCFPQNELDVIGEYLKNMGINPKRKDKTLLE, from the coding sequence ATGCTTGTAAGTGGATGGAAAAGTGTTAGTATGGTAGATGTTCATGGAAAAGTCACGTTTACTCTCTGGCTCTGTGGATGTAATTTAAAATGTCCCTTCTGCCATAATTGGAAAATTGCCGAGAAAATAGAATGCAGAGAATTAAATAGAGACAAATTTTTTGAAGATTTGAAAGAGAGCAGGTTTTTAATTGATTATTTGCATATAACCGGGGGCGAGCCCCTTCTTCAGTGGAATGAACTGGAATCTCTGCTAGAGGATGTAAAAAAACTTGGGGTAAACGTTAGTCTCAACACCAATGCAACTTTGGTGAAACCACTCGAGAAAGCAATAAACAGAGATCTAATTGATCACATTGCCACGGACCTAAAGGTGCCACCCTCATCCCTCTATGGACTATCCAAGGAAATAAGTGAAAAGCTTTGGAACATCTTTCTTAAAAGTCTAAGCTTAATATCCGATCACCAGATCCCATTGGAGCTAAGGATCCCTGTAGGGAAAGGATTTCCAATGTACATAGTTTTGAGATATATTGAGGATGCACTGAAACATCTTGAACGACACGAAGATTTTTACATCATATTAACTCCTTTAGTAGGCCCACCTCTAGTTTCTCCAAGAGATAAAAGCTGGTGCCTTGCTCATTGTTTTCCCCAAAATGAACTTGATGTCATAGGTGAGTATTTAAAAAATATGGGGATAAACCCAAAAAGAAAAGACAAAACATTACTAGAATAA
- a CDS encoding anaerobic ribonucleoside triphosphate reductase, whose product MSEKLKTDIIEEYASWNSLNVLENANRYPGPTGFFAFVMEEALTSHLTLIPNQYLKHHYRGDIYIHKLPYSLYLPYCTGHSIARLLRKGLKTPTISSKPAKHFDTFVDHVANYLITMQHYFSGAQALSSVEWYAGPFIRKDKLNENEIKQQIQRLVFNLNYPSRIGMQTPFTNFTLTLDAPQKMLDEDYAIYGGKNVSPLGEYYEEAKKFVVALTNVLREGDEKGRPFTFPIPTIMTTAKMLWNDPEVFEAVFTTAAKKGSFYWLNTNVVNPDANYAMCCRLTIDKSELSHAFELQKSMEKSIEKLERQRFGGLWAMPDVTGSINVTTINLPRISLKSKDDAAFWEEYELILENVKNTMNWFRNRYINLITNYRYMYSMIHTYLEGFPLHHFNTIGILGLPEAAAIYLNNPSLWFEGTRKEWKEAAELMKKMVEFAVEKAREWMNESGTPWNVEEVPGESAAGKLAMIDLKEFPELAEYLNDPENPIYSTSIAPYYGNLELSDRIKIESIVQKSFTGGVMMHIFLGEEVDSEALAKFTRRLMKTDLVYWSYTPSITLCNKCGYSATGVYTHCTCCGSGNVEIWSRIVGYYRPLKNWNPLRKKEFWSRKHYFP is encoded by the coding sequence ATGTCTGAGAAGTTAAAGACGGATATCATCGAGGAATATGCCAGCTGGAATAGTCTCAATGTTCTAGAAAATGCAAATAGATACCCAGGGCCTACAGGTTTCTTTGCTTTTGTTATGGAAGAAGCACTCACAAGTCATTTAACATTGATTCCAAACCAGTATCTAAAGCATCATTATAGAGGAGACATCTATATCCACAAATTGCCATACAGTTTATACCTCCCCTACTGTACAGGCCATAGTATTGCAAGACTACTAAGAAAAGGATTAAAAACTCCTACAATAAGTTCCAAGCCTGCCAAGCATTTTGACACATTTGTTGATCATGTGGCTAACTACCTCATCACAATGCAGCATTATTTTTCAGGAGCTCAAGCACTCTCAAGTGTAGAATGGTATGCAGGACCATTTATTAGAAAAGACAAGCTTAATGAAAATGAAATAAAGCAACAAATACAGCGACTTGTTTTTAATTTGAATTATCCCTCCAGAATTGGCATGCAAACACCTTTCACAAACTTCACCCTTACACTTGATGCACCTCAGAAAATGTTGGATGAAGATTATGCTATTTATGGAGGGAAGAATGTCTCTCCTTTGGGAGAGTATTATGAGGAAGCAAAGAAATTTGTGGTTGCACTTACAAATGTCTTAAGAGAGGGTGATGAAAAGGGAAGACCATTTACATTCCCAATTCCAACTATTATGACAACAGCAAAAATGTTGTGGAACGATCCGGAAGTATTTGAGGCAGTATTTACAACCGCTGCAAAAAAAGGAAGCTTTTACTGGCTTAATACAAATGTTGTTAACCCAGATGCAAACTATGCCATGTGCTGCAGATTGACTATCGATAAGAGTGAGCTCTCTCATGCATTTGAACTACAAAAAAGTATGGAAAAATCAATTGAAAAGTTAGAAAGACAGCGTTTTGGTGGGTTATGGGCAATGCCAGATGTCACAGGGTCAATAAATGTTACTACTATAAATCTCCCAAGGATATCTCTAAAATCCAAAGATGATGCTGCATTTTGGGAAGAGTATGAGCTGATTCTTGAAAATGTTAAAAATACTATGAACTGGTTCCGCAATAGATACATTAACTTGATAACCAACTACAGGTACATGTACAGTATGATACATACGTACCTTGAAGGATTTCCATTGCATCATTTCAACACAATAGGAATCCTTGGCCTGCCAGAAGCAGCTGCTATTTATCTTAACAACCCCTCTCTGTGGTTTGAGGGAACAAGGAAAGAATGGAAAGAAGCTGCTGAACTTATGAAAAAGATGGTCGAGTTTGCAGTTGAGAAAGCTCGTGAATGGATGAACGAGAGTGGAACTCCATGGAATGTAGAAGAAGTCCCCGGAGAGAGTGCAGCAGGTAAGCTTGCCATGATAGACTTGAAAGAGTTTCCAGAGCTTGCAGAATACCTTAATGATCCAGAGAACCCAATATACTCAACAAGCATAGCACCCTATTATGGGAACCTCGAGCTGAGTGATAGGATAAAAATAGAGAGTATAGTCCAAAAAAGTTTCACTGGCGGTGTGATGATGCACATCTTCCTAGGTGAGGAAGTTGATTCAGAGGCTCTTGCAAAGTTTACGCGTAGACTCATGAAAACAGATCTGGTTTATTGGAGTTATACCCCCTCCATAACGCTCTGCAACAAGTGTGGATATTCAGCAACGGGTGTATATACTCACTGCACATGTTGTGGTTCTGGAAATGTTGAAATATGGAGCCGGATAGTTGGGTATTACAGACCATTAAAGAACTGGAATCCACTCAGAAAAAAGGAGTTCTGGAGTAGAAAGCACTATTTTCCTTAA
- a CDS encoding helix-turn-helix transcriptional regulator has protein sequence MSNEKGTEVCKVYEEHLDKIIKTKEKLPGDEVILEVSNFFDALGNPTRLKILFALLEDELCTCDLSNITGLSVSAISHQLRILKDRKIVTYRKDGKNVFYRLDDEHIRKILKVALKHMEE, from the coding sequence ATGAGTAATGAAAAAGGGACGGAAGTGTGTAAGGTGTATGAGGAGCATTTGGACAAAATCATTAAAACCAAAGAAAAATTGCCCGGTGATGAAGTTATTCTTGAGGTTTCCAATTTCTTTGATGCTTTAGGTAACCCTACAAGGCTTAAGATACTCTTTGCTCTGCTGGAGGATGAGCTTTGCACATGTGATTTATCCAACATAACTGGCTTGTCAGTTTCAGCTATATCTCATCAGCTTAGGATTTTAAAGGATAGAAAAATCGTCACATACAGGAAGGACGGAAAGAACGTCTTTTACCGCTTGGATGACGAGCACATAAGGAAGATTTTGAAGGTTGCGCTCAAGCACATGGAGGAGTAA